The following proteins are co-located in the Thermus thermophilus HB8 genome:
- the sdhC gene encoding succinate dehydrogenase, cytochrome b556 subunit yields the protein MYRGSEGQWAFYLHRISGIGILVFLVLHVLNIASAMWGPEVSNAFMKFYHQPVFQLGLLVLIAGVLYHGFNGLRIILMDFTSWGVRYQKQLWYAAWVLFVVFYLPFLVKIGGGILGGSHGD from the coding sequence ATGTACAGGGGAAGCGAAGGGCAGTGGGCGTTCTACCTGCACCGCATCTCGGGGATCGGGATCCTGGTCTTCCTCGTCCTTCACGTCCTCAACATCGCCAGCGCCATGTGGGGGCCCGAGGTGTCCAACGCCTTCATGAAGTTCTACCACCAACCCGTGTTCCAGCTCGGCCTCCTCGTCCTGATCGCCGGGGTGCTGTACCACGGGTTCAACGGCCTCCGCATCATCCTCATGGACTTCACTTCCTGGGGCGTGCGCTACCAGAAGCAGCTTTGGTACGCGGCCTGGGTCCTTTTCGTGGTCTTCTACCTGCCCTTCCTCGTCAAGATCGGGGGCGGGATCCTCGGAGGGAGCCATGGCGATTAA
- a CDS encoding ABC transporter ATP-binding protein yields the protein MTVIQTHGLTKRYGRVVAVEDLNLSVREGEVYGLLGPNGSGKTTTILMLLGLTEPTSGEARVLGFDPMREPLKVKSRVGYLPDQVGFYGELSAWENLRYTTRLLGLPDKEAEARIEEVLKRMGLWEVRDRKVAAFSRGMRQRLGLAEVLLKRPKVAILDEPTLGLDPEAAREFLDLIKGLKAEGITVLLSSHLLHQVQEVCDRVGLFHKGRLALEGTVAELAHRVLGGQYEILLEGAPGLEGALEAVEGVSRVEAEGGRYRVLATRDLRPELARLVVERGPLYALSLRQPSLDEIYAHYFKEVAHAA from the coding sequence ATGACGGTCATCCAGACCCATGGCCTCACCAAGCGGTACGGCCGGGTGGTGGCCGTGGAGGACCTGAACCTCTCGGTGCGGGAGGGAGAGGTCTACGGCCTTTTGGGCCCCAACGGCTCCGGCAAGACCACCACCATCCTCATGCTTCTCGGGCTCACCGAGCCCACCTCGGGGGAGGCCCGGGTCCTGGGGTTTGACCCCATGCGGGAGCCCCTCAAGGTCAAGTCCCGGGTGGGCTACCTGCCCGACCAGGTGGGGTTCTACGGGGAGCTTTCCGCCTGGGAGAACCTGCGCTACACCACGAGGCTCCTGGGCCTTCCCGACAAGGAGGCGGAGGCCCGGATTGAGGAGGTCCTAAAGCGCATGGGGCTCTGGGAGGTCAGGGACCGGAAGGTCGCCGCCTTCAGCCGGGGGATGCGCCAGCGCCTGGGCCTCGCCGAGGTCCTCCTCAAAAGGCCCAAGGTGGCCATCCTGGACGAGCCCACCCTGGGCCTGGACCCCGAGGCCGCCCGGGAGTTCCTGGACCTCATCAAGGGCCTCAAGGCGGAGGGGATCACCGTCCTCCTCTCCAGCCACCTCCTCCACCAGGTGCAGGAGGTCTGCGACCGGGTGGGCCTCTTCCACAAGGGGCGGCTCGCCCTCGAGGGCACGGTGGCCGAGCTCGCCCACCGGGTCCTGGGGGGGCAGTACGAGATCCTCCTGGAGGGCGCCCCCGGCCTGGAGGGGGCCCTCGAGGCCGTGGAGGGCGTGAGCCGGGTGGAGGCCGAAGGGGGCCGCTACCGGGTCCTCGCCACCCGGGACCTCCGCCCCGAGCTCGCCCGGCTCGTGGTGGAACGGGGCCCCCTCTACGCCCTGAGCCTGCGCCAGCCCAGCCTGGACGAGATCTACGCCCACTACTTCAAGGAGGTGGCCCATGCGGCGTGA
- the rplM gene encoding 50S ribosomal protein L13 — protein sequence MKTYVPKQVEPRWVLIDAEGKTLGRLATKIATLLRGKHRPDWTPNVAMGDFVVVVNADKIRVTGKKLEQKIYTRYSGYPGGLKKIPLEKMLATHPERVLEHAVKGMLPKGPLGRRLFKRLKVYAGPDHPHQAQRPEKLEV from the coding sequence GTGAAGACGTACGTGCCGAAACAAGTGGAACCCCGCTGGGTTCTCATTGACGCGGAGGGCAAGACCTTGGGGCGGCTTGCCACGAAGATCGCCACCCTCCTTCGGGGCAAGCACCGCCCCGACTGGACCCCCAACGTGGCCATGGGGGACTTCGTGGTGGTGGTCAACGCCGACAAGATCCGCGTCACCGGGAAGAAGCTGGAGCAGAAGATCTACACCCGTTACAGCGGCTACCCTGGGGGGCTTAAGAAGATCCCCTTGGAGAAGATGCTGGCCACCCACCCCGAGCGGGTGCTGGAGCACGCGGTGAAGGGGATGCTGCCCAAGGGGCCTTTGGGCCGCAGGCTCTTCAAGCGGCTCAAGGTCTACGCCGGCCCGGACCATCCCCACCAGGCCCAGAGGCCGGAGAAGCTGGAGGTCTAG
- a CDS encoding ABC transporter permease: MRREGSPWTGLWAVFFKEMADHLTGLRMRILEVLILLSALGALYTGSQALRQTVGEDPFLYLKLLTTAQDPLPSFVGFLSFFIPLAAIALAFDAVNGEYARGTLSRVLSQPIYRDALLFGKFLAGLGTLALLLFALFLMVVGLGLLRLGVPPGSEEVGRAFFFLLATLGYAGVWLALGLLFSVLFRQPATAALAALGVWLFFAVFYPILTDLAATALLLRADPFDPESQLRQAQLALWISRLSPNTLYAEALTALLNPAVRSLGPILITQLEGAVLGTPLPLSQSVLLVWPQITGLLALTLLLFTGAYVAFQRQEVRA, encoded by the coding sequence ATGCGGCGTGAAGGCTCGCCTTGGACCGGGCTATGGGCCGTCTTCTTCAAGGAGATGGCCGACCACCTCACCGGCCTCAGGATGCGGATCCTGGAGGTCCTCATCCTCCTCTCCGCCCTGGGGGCCCTCTACACGGGAAGCCAGGCCCTGCGCCAGACGGTGGGGGAGGACCCCTTCCTCTACCTCAAGCTCCTCACCACGGCCCAGGACCCCCTGCCCTCCTTCGTGGGCTTCCTCTCCTTCTTCATCCCCCTGGCCGCCATCGCCTTGGCCTTTGACGCGGTGAACGGGGAGTACGCCCGGGGGACGCTCTCCCGGGTCCTCTCCCAGCCCATCTACCGGGACGCCCTCCTCTTCGGCAAGTTCCTGGCGGGCCTCGGCACCCTGGCCCTCCTCCTCTTCGCCCTCTTCCTCATGGTGGTGGGCCTGGGCCTCCTCAGGCTGGGGGTGCCGCCGGGAAGCGAGGAGGTGGGGCGGGCCTTCTTCTTCCTCCTCGCCACCTTGGGCTACGCCGGGGTCTGGCTCGCCCTGGGCCTCCTCTTCTCCGTCCTCTTCCGCCAGCCCGCCACCGCCGCCCTGGCCGCCTTAGGGGTCTGGCTCTTCTTCGCCGTCTTCTACCCCATCCTCACCGACCTCGCGGCCACGGCCCTCCTCCTCCGGGCCGACCCCTTTGACCCGGAGAGCCAGCTCAGGCAGGCCCAGCTCGCCCTCTGGATCTCCCGCCTCTCCCCCAACACCCTCTACGCCGAGGCCCTCACCGCCCTCCTCAACCCGGCGGTCCGCTCCTTGGGCCCCATCCTCATCACCCAGCTGGAGGGCGCCGTCCTGGGCACGCCCCTTCCCCTCTCCCAGAGCGTCCTCCTGGTCTGGCCCCAGATCACGGGGCTCCTCGCCCTCACCCTCCTCCTCTTCACCGGGGCCTACGTGGCCTTCCAGCGGCAGGAAGTGCGGGCGTGA
- the rpsI gene encoding 30S ribosomal protein S9, with amino-acid sequence MEQYYGTGRRKEAVARVFLRPGNGKVTVNGQDFNEYFQGLVRAVAALEPLRAVDALGHFDAYITVRGGGKSGQIDAIKLGIARALVQYNPDYRAKLKPLGFLTRDARVVERKKYGKHKARRAPQYSKR; translated from the coding sequence ATGGAGCAGTATTACGGCACCGGAAGGCGCAAGGAGGCGGTGGCCAGGGTCTTCCTCAGGCCCGGCAACGGCAAGGTCACCGTGAACGGCCAGGACTTCAACGAGTACTTCCAGGGCCTGGTGCGCGCGGTGGCCGCCCTGGAGCCTTTGCGGGCGGTGGACGCCCTGGGCCACTTTGACGCCTACATCACCGTGCGGGGCGGGGGGAAGAGCGGCCAGATTGACGCCATCAAGCTGGGCATCGCCCGCGCCCTCGTCCAGTACAACCCCGACTACCGGGCGAAGCTCAAGCCTCTGGGCTTCCTCACCCGGGACGCCCGCGTGGTGGAGCGGAAGAAGTACGGCAAGCACAAGGCCCGCCGCGCGCCCCAGTACTCCAAGCGTTAA
- a CDS encoding succinate dehydrogenase hydrophobic membrane anchor subunit, which yields MAIKSKRYQEARLEASTNLELYWWVFMRVSGVVLVFLLIGHMWMNAVLVDLNSIDYDYVAKRLSQTTWKVYDWLILALALLHGGNGLRYVLDDWVRDPMKRFWTKVVVYSLLAFLFFLGSLSLFNHDFGVN from the coding sequence ATGGCGATTAAGTCCAAAAGGTACCAGGAGGCCCGGCTCGAGGCCAGCACCAACCTGGAGCTCTACTGGTGGGTCTTCATGCGCGTCTCCGGGGTGGTGCTCGTCTTCTTGCTCATCGGCCACATGTGGATGAACGCCGTCCTCGTGGACCTCAACTCCATTGACTACGACTACGTGGCCAAGAGACTTTCCCAGACCACCTGGAAGGTCTACGACTGGCTGATCCTGGCCCTGGCGCTCCTCCACGGGGGGAACGGGCTGCGCTACGTGCTGGACGACTGGGTGCGGGATCCCATGAAGCGCTTCTGGACCAAGGTGGTGGTCTACAGCCTTTTGGCCTTTCTCTTCTTCCTGGGGAGCCTTTCCCTCTTTAACCACGACTTCGGGGTGAACTAG
- the sdhA gene encoding succinate dehydrogenase flavoprotein subunit → MAHRHEVIVVGAGGAGLTAALYAAKEGADVAVVSKLYPTRSHTGAAQGGIGAALGNVEEDHWEWHMFDTVKGGDYLTDQDAAEVFAKEVIEAVIELEHMGLPFDRLPNGKIAQRRFGGHTKEWGKAPVHRAAHAADRTGHMILQTLYQQCVKHNITFYNEFHVTDVIIEDGVAKGLVALELATGELHLFEAKAIVIASGGFGRIYKVTSNAYTLTGDLQAILYRKGLPLEDMEFYQFHPTGLYPLGILLTEGARGEGGILRNALGERFMERYAPTIKDLAPRDLVSRAMYLEVREGRGCGPKKDHVLLDLTHLPPEIIEKKLPDITEFSRIYLGVDPLKEPVPVMPTAHYAMGGIPTTLWGQVIKDEKNTVVPGLYAAGEAACVSLHGANRLGTNSLGDLVVFGRRAGIHAARFARDADYHELTEEHLGESRERIERIKNSTGKEKVAALRAELQQSMMDNASVFRTGELLKKQVEILKELMDRYKRISIDDKGDAYNTELVEALELGYLLEVSEALVHSALNRTESRGAHAREDYPERDDENWLKHTLAYKVEDGKVCFRYKPVVLGRFEPKPRTY, encoded by the coding sequence ATGGCGCACAGGCACGAGGTCATCGTGGTGGGTGCGGGCGGGGCGGGCCTCACGGCCGCCCTCTACGCGGCCAAGGAAGGCGCGGACGTGGCGGTGGTCTCCAAGCTCTACCCCACGCGGAGCCACACCGGGGCGGCCCAGGGGGGGATAGGGGCCGCCCTCGGCAACGTGGAGGAGGACCACTGGGAATGGCACATGTTTGACACGGTCAAGGGGGGGGACTACCTCACGGACCAGGACGCCGCCGAGGTCTTCGCCAAGGAAGTGATTGAGGCGGTGATTGAGCTGGAGCACATGGGCCTCCCCTTTGACCGGCTCCCGAACGGCAAGATCGCCCAGCGCCGCTTCGGGGGGCACACCAAGGAGTGGGGCAAGGCCCCGGTGCACCGGGCGGCCCACGCCGCCGACCGCACCGGGCACATGATCCTCCAGACCCTCTACCAGCAGTGCGTCAAGCACAACATCACCTTCTACAACGAGTTCCACGTCACCGACGTCATCATTGAGGACGGGGTGGCCAAGGGCCTGGTGGCCCTGGAGCTCGCCACCGGGGAGCTCCACCTCTTTGAGGCCAAGGCCATCGTCATCGCCTCCGGGGGGTTCGGGCGGATCTACAAGGTGACCTCCAACGCCTACACCCTCACCGGGGACCTGCAGGCCATCCTCTACCGCAAGGGGCTTCCCCTCGAGGACATGGAGTTCTACCAGTTCCACCCCACGGGCCTTTACCCCCTGGGCATCCTCCTCACCGAGGGGGCCCGGGGCGAGGGGGGGATCCTCCGGAACGCCCTCGGGGAGCGGTTCATGGAGCGCTACGCCCCCACCATCAAGGACCTTGCCCCAAGGGACCTCGTCTCCCGGGCCATGTACCTGGAGGTGCGGGAGGGGCGGGGTTGCGGCCCCAAGAAGGACCACGTCCTCCTGGACCTCACCCACCTGCCCCCCGAGATCATTGAGAAGAAGCTCCCGGACATCACCGAGTTCAGCCGCATCTACCTGGGGGTGGACCCCCTGAAGGAGCCCGTGCCGGTGATGCCCACGGCCCACTACGCCATGGGGGGGATCCCCACCACCCTCTGGGGCCAGGTGATCAAGGACGAGAAGAACACCGTGGTCCCCGGGCTCTACGCCGCCGGGGAGGCCGCCTGCGTGAGCCTCCACGGGGCGAACCGCCTGGGGACGAACTCCTTGGGGGACCTCGTGGTCTTCGGACGCCGGGCCGGGATCCACGCCGCCCGCTTCGCCCGGGACGCCGACTACCACGAGCTCACCGAGGAGCACCTCGGGGAGAGCCGGGAGCGCATTGAGCGCATCAAGAACTCCACCGGTAAGGAGAAGGTGGCGGCCCTTAGGGCCGAGCTGCAGCAGTCCATGATGGACAACGCCTCCGTCTTCCGCACCGGGGAGCTTCTTAAAAAGCAGGTGGAGATCCTCAAGGAGCTCATGGACCGGTACAAGCGGATCTCCATTGACGACAAGGGGGACGCCTACAACACCGAGCTCGTGGAGGCTTTGGAGCTCGGTTACCTCCTCGAGGTCTCCGAGGCCCTGGTCCACTCCGCCCTAAACCGCACCGAGTCCCGCGGGGCCCACGCCCGGGAGGACTACCCCGAGCGGGACGACGAGAACTGGCTCAAGCACACCCTGGCCTACAAGGTGGAAGACGGCAAGGTTTGCTTCCGCTACAAGCCCGTGGTCCTGGGCCGCTTTGAGCCCAAGCCCCGGACCTACTAG
- the speD gene encoding adenosylmethionine decarboxylase, with protein MELFGFGPHLMVDGYEANPDRLRDAELIRRVLNELPEEMEMTKVLPPFVYSYGPGGEDGVTGVVIIAESHIAIHTFPKKRFLSVDIFSCKAFDMAKALKKLAEVFEIRRYETYMINRGKEFPKDPELARQIVLGEREYLEARVG; from the coding sequence GTGGAACTCTTCGGCTTCGGTCCTCACCTGATGGTGGACGGCTACGAGGCGAACCCCGATCGCCTGCGGGACGCGGAGCTCATCCGCCGGGTTCTCAACGAGCTCCCTGAGGAGATGGAGATGACCAAGGTCCTTCCCCCCTTCGTCTACAGCTACGGGCCCGGGGGCGAGGACGGGGTGACCGGCGTGGTCATCATCGCCGAAAGCCACATCGCCATCCACACCTTCCCCAAGAAGCGCTTCCTTTCCGTGGACATCTTCTCCTGCAAGGCCTTTGACATGGCGAAGGCCCTGAAGAAGCTCGCCGAGGTCTTTGAGATCCGGCGCTACGAGACCTACATGATCAACCGGGGCAAGGAGTTCCCCAAGGACCCCGAGCTCGCCCGCCAGATCGTCCTGGGCGAGCGGGAGTACCTGGAAGCCCGGGTGGGCTGA
- a CDS encoding long-chain-fatty-acid--CoA ligase — MDQVREKPWLAHYDPGVPPEIQVPDIPLWRFLEESARRFPQNVALEFLGKTLSYQELWGLARRFAQGLKDLGVRPGDRVAIMLPNSPQFVIAFYGTLLAGGVGVNVNPLYTPRELRHQLADAGAETLVILDHLLPRYLEVEKEVPVKRVVVTGIKDFLPFPKNLLYPLKAKRDGLPLGFPKREGFHAFAELLKRPPAEPHVPDPEDLALLQYTGGTTGLSKGAMLTHRNLVANVLQIDAWDPTSKDLVGKGVMLGALPFFHVYGMTVAMNYGLFSGYKIVLLPRPEIKAIVEAIEKHQVTHFPGVPTLYVAFNNFPGIERRDLKSVRACISGSAPLPLEVAERFERLTGAKLVEGYGLTEASPVTHCNPLYGERRLGSVGLPFPGVDAKVVDEEGKELPPGEVGELAVKGPNVMKGYWNRPEETQKTLKDGWLFTGDLAKMDEDGYFYIVDRKKDMIIAGGYNIYPREVEEVLYQHEAVQEAAVVGVPDPYRGETVAAFLVLKPEYQGKVSEKDIERFCRQNLAAYKVPRIIQFRESLPKSSVGKILRRELREEFAKKQG, encoded by the coding sequence ATGGACCAGGTGCGCGAGAAACCGTGGCTGGCCCACTACGACCCCGGCGTTCCGCCGGAGATCCAGGTCCCCGACATTCCCCTCTGGCGGTTCCTGGAGGAAAGCGCCCGCCGCTTCCCCCAAAACGTCGCCCTGGAGTTTCTGGGGAAGACCCTCAGCTACCAGGAGCTATGGGGCCTCGCCCGCCGCTTCGCCCAGGGGCTTAAGGACCTGGGGGTGCGGCCCGGGGACCGGGTGGCCATCATGCTCCCCAACTCTCCCCAGTTCGTCATCGCCTTCTACGGCACCCTCCTCGCCGGGGGCGTGGGGGTGAACGTCAACCCCCTCTACACGCCCAGGGAACTCCGCCACCAGCTTGCGGATGCGGGGGCGGAGACCCTGGTGATCCTGGACCACCTCCTCCCCCGCTACCTGGAGGTGGAAAAGGAGGTCCCGGTGAAGCGGGTGGTGGTCACGGGGATCAAGGACTTCCTCCCCTTCCCCAAGAACCTCCTCTACCCCCTGAAGGCCAAGCGGGACGGCCTTCCCCTGGGCTTCCCCAAGCGGGAGGGCTTCCACGCCTTCGCCGAACTCCTCAAGCGCCCCCCCGCCGAGCCCCACGTCCCCGACCCCGAGGACCTCGCCCTCCTCCAGTACACCGGGGGCACCACGGGCCTCTCCAAGGGGGCGATGCTCACCCACAGAAACCTCGTGGCCAACGTCCTCCAGATTGACGCCTGGGACCCCACCTCCAAGGACCTCGTGGGCAAGGGGGTCATGCTCGGGGCCCTGCCCTTCTTCCACGTCTACGGGATGACCGTGGCCATGAACTACGGCCTCTTCTCGGGCTACAAGATCGTCCTCCTCCCCAGGCCCGAGATCAAGGCCATCGTGGAGGCCATTGAAAAACACCAGGTCACCCACTTCCCCGGCGTCCCCACCCTCTACGTGGCCTTCAACAACTTCCCCGGCATAGAAAGGCGGGACCTCAAGAGCGTCCGGGCCTGCATCTCCGGCTCGGCGCCCCTCCCTTTGGAGGTGGCCGAGCGCTTTGAGAGGCTCACCGGGGCCAAGCTGGTGGAGGGCTACGGCCTCACGGAGGCGAGCCCCGTGACCCACTGCAACCCCCTTTACGGCGAAAGGCGCCTGGGGAGCGTGGGCCTCCCCTTCCCCGGCGTGGACGCCAAGGTGGTGGACGAGGAAGGAAAGGAACTCCCCCCAGGCGAGGTGGGCGAACTCGCCGTCAAAGGCCCCAACGTCATGAAAGGCTACTGGAACCGCCCCGAAGAAACCCAAAAAACCCTCAAAGACGGCTGGCTCTTCACCGGCGACCTCGCCAAAATGGACGAAGACGGCTACTTCTACATCGTGGACCGCAAAAAAGACATGATCATCGCCGGCGGCTACAACATCTACCCCAGGGAAGTGGAAGAAGTCCTCTACCAGCACGAGGCCGTCCAGGAAGCCGCCGTGGTGGGCGTCCCAGACCCCTACCGCGGGGAAACCGTGGCCGCCTTCCTCGTCCTCAAACCCGAGTACCAAGGCAAGGTCTCGGAAAAGGACATAGAGCGCTTCTGCCGCCAAAACCTCGCCGCCTACAAGGTCCCCCGCATCATCCAGTTCCGCGAAAGCCTCCCCAAGTCCAGCGTGGGGAAGATCCTGAGGAGGGAGCTTAGGGAGGAGTTCGCCAAAAAGCAGGGCTAG
- a CDS encoding COG1470 family protein → MMRNVLALLAVLWSLALAQQYRGLALGTAYPEIGVQPGESVSLTLTLKSYGLPPGVVRLSVPEVPAGWQAVLTGGGRLVRAVYLNPDQEASLTLRLQPPKEVKEGTYRFLVRAEGLGQTASLPITLMVGQGLPKRLSLEAELPVLKGPPTSSFRYRVTLRNESDQDLLVSLEYQAPQGFQVTFTPAFSSQQVTSLPVKAGESRDLDVEVSLPEDTPAGAYGVTLRAVAGDARADLALTLEVTGRPEVRLSTKEGRLSGSVTAGRENAVKLVVKNEGSAPAKNLSFSAFEPSGWEVKFEPERLEVLEPGKEAEVTARIKPSSKAVAGDYMVTLRVSGDEGVSESLDYRATVVTSTLWGLVGVALVAVAVLVLGFAVNRFGRR, encoded by the coding sequence ATGATGCGGAACGTTCTGGCCCTTCTCGCGGTGCTTTGGAGCCTAGCGCTGGCGCAGCAGTACCGGGGTCTGGCCCTGGGCACCGCCTACCCCGAGATCGGGGTCCAGCCCGGGGAGAGCGTGAGCCTCACCCTCACCCTGAAAAGCTACGGCCTCCCCCCCGGGGTGGTGCGCCTCTCCGTGCCCGAGGTCCCGGCGGGGTGGCAGGCGGTGCTCACCGGGGGCGGCCGCCTGGTGCGGGCCGTCTACCTGAACCCCGACCAGGAAGCAAGCCTCACCCTCCGCCTCCAGCCGCCCAAGGAGGTCAAGGAGGGCACCTACCGCTTCCTCGTCCGCGCCGAGGGCCTCGGCCAGACGGCGAGCCTGCCCATCACCCTCATGGTGGGGCAGGGGCTCCCCAAACGGCTTTCCCTCGAGGCGGAGCTCCCCGTCCTCAAAGGCCCCCCCACGAGCTCCTTCCGCTACCGGGTGACCCTTAGGAACGAGTCCGACCAGGATCTCCTGGTTTCCCTGGAGTACCAGGCGCCCCAGGGCTTCCAGGTGACCTTCACCCCCGCTTTCTCCAGCCAGCAGGTGACGAGCCTCCCCGTCAAGGCCGGGGAGAGCCGGGACCTGGACGTGGAGGTCTCCCTGCCCGAGGACACGCCCGCCGGGGCCTACGGGGTGACCCTCCGAGCGGTGGCGGGGGATGCCCGGGCGGACTTGGCCCTGACCCTCGAGGTCACCGGCCGCCCCGAGGTGCGCCTCAGCACCAAGGAGGGGCGGCTTTCCGGCTCGGTCACCGCCGGGCGGGAAAACGCCGTGAAGCTCGTGGTGAAGAACGAGGGGAGCGCCCCCGCCAAGAACCTCTCCTTCAGCGCCTTTGAGCCCTCGGGCTGGGAGGTGAAGTTTGAGCCGGAGAGGCTGGAGGTCCTGGAGCCGGGGAAGGAGGCGGAGGTCACCGCCCGCATCAAGCCCTCCTCCAAGGCGGTGGCGGGGGACTACATGGTGACCCTTAGGGTCTCCGGGGACGAGGGGGTGAGCGAGAGCCTGGACTACCGGGCCACCGTGGTCACCTCCACCCTCTGGGGCCTCGTGGGCGTGGCCCTCGTGGCGGTGGCCGTCCTCGTTTTGGGCTTCGCCGTGAACCGCTTCGGCCGGAGGTAG
- a CDS encoding cupin domain-containing protein → MGGMKPVVKQAASVEARPVERGEKAFIQVLIGPEDGAPHFILRKFTLLPGGRIPKHRHPTLEHEQYVLSGRMKVTLGDEVREVAAGQAVFIPAGTPHAYVNEGEEPVEFLCIIPKTSGYATEWLEG, encoded by the coding sequence ATGGGCGGGATGAAGCCCGTGGTGAAGCAGGCCGCAAGCGTGGAGGCCCGCCCCGTGGAGCGGGGGGAGAAGGCCTTCATCCAGGTGCTCATCGGTCCGGAGGACGGGGCCCCCCACTTCATCCTCCGCAAGTTCACCCTCCTGCCCGGGGGGCGCATCCCCAAGCACCGCCACCCCACCCTGGAGCACGAGCAGTACGTCCTCTCCGGGCGGATGAAGGTGACCTTGGGGGACGAGGTGCGGGAGGTGGCGGCGGGGCAGGCGGTCTTCATCCCCGCCGGCACCCCCCACGCCTACGTGAACGAGGGGGAGGAGCCGGTGGAGTTCCTCTGCATCATCCCCAAGACGAGCGGCTACGCCACGGAGTGGCTGGAGGGGTAG
- a CDS encoding phosphoribosyltransferase — MRFRDRRHAGALLAEALAPLGLEAPVVLGLPRGGVVVADEVARRLGGELDVVLVRKVGAPGNPEFALGAVGEGGELVLMPYALRYADQSYLEREAARQRDVLRKRAERYRRVRPKAARKGRDVVLVDDGVATGASMEAALSVVFQEGPRRVVVAVPVASPEAVERLKARAEVVALSVPQDFAAVGAYYLDFGEVTDEDVEAILLEWAG; from the coding sequence ATGCGCTTTCGCGACCGCAGGCACGCCGGGGCGCTCCTCGCCGAGGCCTTGGCCCCCTTGGGCCTCGAGGCGCCCGTGGTCCTGGGCCTGCCCCGGGGCGGGGTGGTGGTGGCCGACGAGGTGGCGAGGCGCCTGGGCGGGGAGCTGGACGTGGTCCTGGTGCGCAAGGTGGGCGCCCCGGGAAACCCGGAGTTCGCCCTGGGGGCCGTGGGGGAGGGAGGGGAGCTCGTCCTCATGCCCTACGCCCTGCGGTACGCCGACCAAAGCTACCTGGAGCGGGAGGCGGCCCGGCAACGGGACGTCCTCCGTAAGCGGGCGGAGCGTTACCGGAGGGTGCGGCCCAAGGCGGCCCGCAAGGGTCGGGACGTGGTGCTGGTGGACGACGGGGTGGCCACGGGGGCGAGCATGGAGGCGGCCCTCTCCGTGGTCTTCCAGGAGGGGCCGAGGCGCGTGGTGGTGGCCGTGCCCGTGGCGAGCCCGGAGGCGGTGGAGCGGCTTAAGGCCCGGGCGGAGGTGGTGGCCCTTTCCGTCCCCCAGGACTTCGCCGCCGTGGGGGCCTACTACCTGGACTTCGGCGAGGTGACCGACGAGGACGTGGAGGCCATCCTGCTAGAATGGGCGGGATGA